The DNA segment ACTGTTGTTCACTAGTTCTTCAGCTCAACTAGTGCAGGAGTAAGACATGGAATGGAATACTGAGTGTATCAGTTCAAACAGGATTTACAAGTTgcatggtctctctccctctccctccctccttacactAAAGAGGCCAGGCCTTTCACAGTGATACTCATGACTAGAGGAAGGTATCCAGGCTGGTCCTTCATCTCTGTCCTCagtgtgtcctcctctctcttcagtgTAACTTCAGAGTGACCAAAGAGACTCTCTGTCCTCTGATACACGTCCTCCTCAGTCAGAACAGCCAGACCTGCATCTCTCAGAGAGAGGGTCTCCCCACTCCCTGCTGCCACATGCTGCACCTGGAGGACAAGCAGCACAGGAATTAATGTGGCATCTGCATCCCTAGAATTTGCAACAATGAAAAACACTTTAAAATGACAACTAGTTAGACATTATACATGTTTTAATTGATACTGAACTGTATATCAATGTGAAACATAATGAAAGTCCTTTATACTGCAAAACTTGATTTGTATGCATTGTTTCAAATACTTAGAAGCAAATAGGCTTGTCCCAGTACTGATGAGTAGAGTTATTTTGGAGATTTATTTTGAATGCTATAAAATAAACGAATGTATTTCATATCATTAGTGTTACAGCCTTGTAGATCACTCATTACAAATTTATACAAGGACCTTAAGCATTCTTTCCAGAGGCAAACTGTTATCAGGAGAGGGGTCTATATTAAATAAAATGATTGGCTAATCAGTATGTTAGCTAATTAGTATGTCTCACATGTTATGATTCCAGTGATAATTTGGTGTGTTTAAATAAAACGTGTAATTGGTGTTACTCAATTTAAATGAAGGGAAATTACACTGAGCAAAATGATTAATCAAATCGCTTTAGTAAATGATTAAGTAAATTACTTTTAAAGGTTAAATTACCTTAGATTTGAGATCGGTGGCGTCCATTTAAGAAACTCCTAAATGACTTATAAACGTGTAATTGATGTGACCTATACTTTGATGCAATGCATCATTCAGGGCAGCCCCACTATCCGCTGTCCTGCATGTAACTCTGGATTTCATTCACACACATTTCATTTGTAATTGCTTGAGCTAATAAAGCACACAGTACATGCTCGTTCCCTGTTGTACTGTTATTTTGGTCAATTTGATTTGAGGAAAGGCAGCTCCCTAATGCAGCTGTTTCAGCCTCCCTCAGTGATCTGTTATGGAGAGGCTAGCCTGGGGACTCAGTCAGCTGTAGCccacttgggtgctgccatagagatTCATCAGTAGTGTCCGCATAAGAAGGCTTGATGTCATTTGCCAAAGATAAATAGACATCTTATCTCTGGTAGAAATGTCATAGTTGTTTATCGTCTTCTAGTTAGCTAGCTGAAAAGTCATCATGAATCATGTCAACAATCTCCTAGCAAATTATTTTAAAACTTGTAGAGATAAAACATCTTGGTGCTCATCAACCACTGAACAGACCTCAGTTAAAATAGAGCAAGTTAGAAAATAATTCAACCTGAGTGGTTTGGATGGAACTTGCGGTGGCTAACAGCTGCTGTttgaggtagctagctagctactacgTGTTGTTGGTAGTGATTGATGTCAGAATGTAAAAACCCATGGAACTGTATCTATGCAATGGTTGAAGCGAGGCAGAGAGTAGATTTATAAACATTGTTGCTAAATTCATAACCTGAACATCTTGTTAACAGACAGGCAGAGGCAACTGCCCTCAGAATGGTGTTCTGCTGCGTCCCATCACTCTAACAGTGATTAGTAATATTGCAGACCGATGCTGATATTGATTCTGAAGTCAAATAGACTTTACTCTATAAAGGATGTTGGACTATCGTGGTCTTCCTTGCAATAGGAGCCAAAGACATGGGCAGTAGCATAGACACTGGTCATAACCCACGGAACCCAATATAATTTGCAACGCTCGCACATGTGACGCAAGCGGTATAGTTAGCCTGTAATCAGCTGACCACATCGTTCACGTCGCGcgcgcgagcgttgcaaaatacatttagaaatctatattattaaaTTAGTGCAACCACACTGCTCACGTCGCgtgcgcgagcgttgcaaaataaatttagaaatctatattattcaattattgcaacCACACTGCTcacgcgccaacgagcgtctgcgttgccaaagGCTAAAacagaagtcagttctatttctgacgcagatcgcgctgcaagtcctgcctctctcttctcctcattggtttatagaagcaggtacccacgtgccgtCTCcacattggttatacccacgtgggtaaCTGAAAGACAaacgaggtcagtggcggtaatggacctaatttatgaaagttgccaatcgcaatataaagtcaagggAAGAAAAGGcctagaaggaggagagatgacgaaacgattcggttgaccattTTATTGAGGATTAATTGTCGGAATAAAGGACCTTGTGCAATTCagataaaataacaactcaatgtttatatcccagtacaaattagctagcaacagcaagctagcaaaataggacaaattagcaagCACGTGCAAGCTGGCTAGCTAAATTGTCATAAATGtgtaatgcttttcgacctgtccccaaattaatgtaattggttcagagtttgttttgatatcttaacctgtgtgtcatgatcgcgtttggtgtggagagacaaaatacatttatgcacgatggtgcatgcgcacagccggtttgggttccatgCTAAAACTAATTTCTGGGATTGGTAGTTATTTATGATGGTGCATTCAATGTTTAGTGTAGTAATGTATCGATGCATATTCACTTTTTTCattgagtttgccccaccaatatttttgttaaaaatTGCCACTGTTTACCGTCATTGGTGTCAGTACTGCTACTGGTGGTACAATGTTATCATAATGGTAGAAATATTAGTTTGTTTAACATGGgaatatacatttacataaaccccaacacatttacataaacccaaaatacatttacataaacccaaatacatttacataaacctaaatacatttacataaacctcaatacatttacataaaccctaaatacatttacataaacccaaatacatttacataaacctcaatacatttacataaacctaaatacatttacataaacaaAAACCTAGAAAAATTTACTCCAGGTCATACAGAACTGGAGGCTCAATCAAGCAGGTGTGAACTCACCAGGATCTGCAGGGCCTGTAAGACTGGAGGACTGCAACAGGATCCCAACATAGAGAGACCTTCATCTGTCATTCCTGAagatataaatatacacacataaAACCACAGTAGTGAACCTAGTTTCCCAGGAACTGATCAAGTAATAACTGGAGAATCCTGTGAAAACTGCTCTCTATCTCACCGTCCATGGCACTGACAATGAGGTGGATGGCACTGAGAAGTGAGGATCTGATCACATCCTCATCCTTCCCAACACATTGGTCTACAAGATCCAGTATGGCCTggactgtctccctctcagactcttccagatcacCCAGGTCAGGAGTCTCACCTTCACACAACTGATCCAGCTGTgacaaaagagagagcgagagagaggaatatattcATTCCTGCcattaggtaggtaggtagttaggtgggtagggtaggtaggtaggtaggtaggtagggtaggtgtgtgtgtgtgtgtgtgtgtgtgtgtgtgtgtgtgtgtgtgtgtgtgtgtgtgtgtgtgtgtgtgtgtgtgtgtgtgtgtgtgtgtgtgtgtgtgtgtgtgtgtgtgtgtgtgtgtgtgtgtgtgtgtggctactactataggactactactatagggctgggagggttatggccagGAGGAGAGCTGCTGGGTCCCTGTTAGAGACATTCTGGACCCAGCCCTCATCGCCGATCTCCACCGCTGGcaccccggtcaaccaggtatgcGCCCATGTAGGGCGCCAGGTGTCGCTCCTAGAGGGTGGGGTTCTGTCATGCCCTgatttgtttcacctgtctttgtgctcgtctccaaccccctccaggtgtcgcccatcttccccattatcccctgtgtacttatacctgtgttctctgtttgtctgttgccagttcgtcttgtttgtcaagcttaccagcgttTGTCCTGTCAGATCATGTCTTTTCCCAGACTCTATTTTTCTTGCCCtgctggtttttgacccttgcttgtcctgaccctgagcctgcctgccgtcctgtacctttgcttctGTTGCtgaaataaacattgttacttcgactCGGGGTCTTACCTTATCCTGATAATACACTTTTTCCTCTAACTTTCGCTTTACTTCATTGAAAAAGGCCTCAATCTTCAGGAATAACAGTAGCCTAGACAATGTCTCCTTttactcactcgctctctctctccctctcctcagcagcagggGCACATCAGGTGAGCGGCCGGAATCAATTTCGGTTGGACATAAGCTATACATTTTATTGAGTTGCAATTGGCTGAAACAGATAATAAGAGCCGTCCTCTTCCTCTTTGCCGTCCAATCAGGTCCATTCGGTAAATCAATTGTAATTACACATACCCAAAAACCTGTGGCAATTAGATCAGACATGACCCAGAGCCGAGACAAAAGTCAGAATTTAGGACCCGAACCCACTCGGGTCCCGGGTCGGATTTCAGATCTGTTGGACCCGTGAAGACCTCTACCACTCACCACACACTCCAGCACACTGActgcctctctgtcctccatGGTTGTCTTGAGGagctggagcagagaggagcgTTTGGCCACAGGCAGGACTGACAGCAGCTGGAAATGACCACTCAGTTTGTCCAGTTCTATCAACgcacaaacaacacagagaccATGTTGTCAAAGTGTCCTATTTTTATGTAGAAAATCATTTAGTTTTATATTCCAAAAGTGTGGAAACATTGTAATTACTAATCAAAGAGAACGATTTAAATATGGAacattccattcagtagactacattacatattgaccagacgttccattcagtagactacattacatgttgaccagacgttccattcagtagactacattacacgttgaccagacgttccattcagtagactacattacataTTGACCAGACGTtcccattcagtagactacattacatgtTGAACAGACGTTCCATTCAGTAGAATACATTACATATTGACCAGacgttccattcagtagactacattacatgttgaccagacattccattcagtagactacattacatgttgaccagacattccattcagtagactacattacatgttgaccagacgttccattcagtagactacatgttgaccggacgttccattcagtagactacatgttgaccagacattccattcagtagactacatgttgaccagacgttccattcagtagactatattacatgttgaccagacgttccattcagtagactacattacatgttgaccagacattccattcagtagactacatgttgaccagatGTTCCATTTGACTacattacatgttgaccagacattccattcagtagactacatgttgacattacatgttgaccagatgttccattcagtagactacattacatgttgattcagtagactacagacagatgttccattcagtagactacatgttgaccagatgttccattcagtagactacattacatgttgaccagacattccattcagtagactacattacatgttgaccagacattccattcagtagactacattacatgttgaccagacgttccattcagtagactacatgttgaccggacgttccattcagtagactacatgttgaccagacattccattcagtagactacatgttgaccagacgttccattcagtagactatattacatgttgaccagacattccattcagtagactacatgttgaccagatgttccattcagtagactacattacatgttgaccagacattccattcagtagactacatgttgaccagacgttccattcagtagactacattacatgttgaccagatgttccattcagtagactacattacatgttgaccagacgttctattcagtagactacatgttgaccagatgttccattcagtagactacatgttgaccagatgttccattcagtagactacattacatgttgaccagacattccattcagtagactacatgttgaccagacgttccattcagtagactacatgttgaccagacgttccattcagtagactacatgttgaccagacgttccattcagtagactacattacatgttgaccagacattccattcagtacgttccattcagtagactacattacatgttgaccagacgttCCATTTAGACTACATTACATGTGACCAGACTCCACAtagactacatgttgaccagacgttccattcagtagactaccgttccattcagtagactacattacatgttgaccagacattccattcagtagactacattacatgttgaccagacattccattcagtagactacattacatgttgaccagacgttccattcagtagactacattacatgttgaccagacgttccattcagtagactacattacatgttgaccagacgttccattcagtagactacattacatgttgaccagacgttccattcagtagactacattacatgttgaccagacgttctattcagtagactacatgttgaccGCTAAACAGGAGACATTACCCTCCACTGGCATTATTACCTTCGTTCAGATTTAAGTGGCTGTTGGCATCAAAGTTGCCTCTCAGGTCCATAATTCCATCCTCTTCAATGTCATCCTTTGACCTAACCTTTTCAAAGCCCCCATTGTTGGAGAAGAGGCACAGCTCTGTGGACAAGAGCAGACAACAGTCATAACcagtaacacacagacagatacagtggatatactaaatacagtggctgTACTATatacagtggctatactaaatacagtggatatactaaatacagtgggatatactaaatacagtgggatatactaaatacagtggatatactaaatacagtggatatactaaatacagtgggatatactaaatacagtggatatactaaatacagtggatatactaaatacagtggctatactaaatacagtgggatatactaaatacagtggatatactaaatacagtggatatactaaatacagtggctatactaaatacagtggctatactaaatacagtggctatactaaatacagtggctatactaaatacagtggctatactaaatacagtggctatactaaatacagtggctatactaaatacagtgggatatactaaatacagtgggaTATACTAAATACACGAGGAATATAGACACTGGCTGTGTATTTTACCATGGTACTTAACCATGCAGCTATACCTTGGACATTGACAAACCATACACTTCCTCACCAAACTGTCCATTGCATTTGACATAGAGTTCAATCAGACTGTAGGCCATGACAGTATTTGCAGGAATACCCAGTGATACATCACTTTCTGTCTGAGTACTGCCGATCTGCTTCATAGAGGCCTGTGGAGAACATTTTAAATGAGTCAGAGACGTTTGGTGCCCAGACGACCCAGATTCTAACCCAGACAGTCACATATTCTACACCACCACATTTTCAGGAAGTGGTTCTAATGATAAAAACACAATTTGctgccttttgagaagtgtaacttgCTCAAATTTATTTTGGGATTTCACCTAATTTGAACAGTCTCTCATAAAGAGCATAGGTTCAACTTTGTAAAAATgatgttttcccatctcaagagatATTTGTTTAAATGATtatagtaagtgcctattaagtAACAAGGTTGACCATATCAGGGTTGACCATTTGAAATCAGCCATAAATATCTTTGTGACAGGGGTAATGGAAGCCTGTTCGCAGGGAGTGGCAATGGAAAGCAAGCTTCCCCATTTATTTGTTTAAATCTCTGGAGAACAGGTTTGAAGTGTTACTCTCAAcccactcagttttccaccacaaaacacaagAAAATTTACTAAAGGAGGAGAAACAGTTTGTTTACCTGCTTTTACACCATGATTTAGCTATTAGATGTTGAATATTTCTTTAGAAAACAGTTTCACCatattataatatatgccatttagcagacgcttttatccaaagcgacttacagtcatgtgtgcatacattctacgtatgggtggtcccgggaatcgaacccactaccctggcgttacaagcgccatgctctaccaactgagctacagaaggaccacatattaaaacgagagttcacgtaacagggttgaccttaaaaagATGGACAGATGTAAATTAATCacagtaaataaatacaaatcttcaTAAATGACTTTGTCAAAACAACAAAAGAACTAGGGCTTTTTCAATGATGGTGAAAACGTGGAGAAATGTTGGGATAAGTGGGTTAAAATTTTTCCAGAAGTCACGGTCAAAATGCTGAATTGTGGCATTTTAGAAAGTCTTTATTCAAAAGAAAAATTGTACTGAAAATATCAAAGGTAATCTGTGAGTATtacgactactgaacagacatctgtgagtattacgactactgaacagacatctgtgagtattaccactactgaacagacatctgtgagtattcccactactgaacagacatctgtgagtattaccactactgaacagacttctgtgagtattaccactactgaacagacatcagtgagtattacgactactgaacagacatgtgtgagtattaccactactgaacagacatctgtgagtattacgactactgaacagacttctgtgagtattaccactactgaacagacatcagTGAGTATTatgactactgaacagacatctgtgagtattaccattactgaacagacatctgtgagtattaccactactgaacagacatctgtgagtattaccactactgaacagacagacatctgtgagtattaccactactgaacagacagacatctgtgactattaccactactgaacagacagacatctgtgagtattaccactactgaacagacagacatctgtgagtattaccactactgaacagacagacatctgtgagtattaccactactgaacagacatctgtgagtattaccactactgaacagacgtgagtattaccactactgaacagacatctgtgagtattaccactactgaacagacatctgtgagtattaccactactgaacagacagacatctgtgagtattacgactactgaacagacatctgtgagtattaccactactgaacatctgtgagtattaccactactgaacagacatctgtgagtattacgactactgaacagacatctgtgagtattacgactactgaacagacatctgtgagtattaccactactgaacagacatctgtgagtattacgactactgaacagacatctgtgagtattacgactactgaacagacatctgtgagtattacgactactgaacagacatctgtgagtattaccactactgaacagacatctgtgagtattaccactactgaacagacatctgtgagtattaccactactgaacagacatctgtgagtattaccactactgaacagacatctgtgagtattaccactactgaacagacatctgtgagtattacactactgaacagacatctgtgagtattaccactactgaacagacatctgtgagtattaccactactgaacagacatctgtgagtattaccactactgaacagacatctgtgagtattactactgaacagacatctgtgagtattactgaacagacatctgtgagtattgtgagtattaccactactgaacagacatctgtgagtattaccactactgaacagacatctgtgagtattacgactactgaacagacatctgtgagtattgaacagacatctgtgagtattaccactactgaacagacatctgtgagtattaccactactgaacagacatctgtgagtattacgactactgaacagacatctgtgagtattaccactactgaacagacatctgtgagtattaccactactgaacagacatctgtgagtattaccactactgaacagacatctgtgagtattaccactactgaacagacatctgtgagtattaccactactgaacagacatctgtgagtattaccactactgaacagacatctgtgagtattaccactactgaacagacatctgtgagtattaccactactgaacagacatctgtgagtattaccactactgaacagacatctgtgagtattaccactactgaacagacatctgtgagtattacgactactgaacagacatctgtgagtattaccactactgaacagacatctgtgagtattaccactactgaacagacatctgtgagtattaccactactgaacagacatctgtgagtattaccactactgaacagacatctgtgagtattaccactactgaacagacatctgtgagtattacgactactgaacagacatctgtgagtattacgactactgaacagacatctgtgagtattaccactactgaacagacatctgtgagtattacgactactgaacagacatctgtgagtattacgactactgaacagacatctgtgagtattaccactactgaacagacatctgtgagtattacgactactgaacagacatctgtgagtattacgactactgaacagacatcgactactgaacagacatctgtgagtattaccactactgaacagacatctgtgagtattaccactactgaacagacatctgtgagtattaccactactgaacagacatctgtgagtattacgactactgaacagacatcagtgagtattaccactactgaacagacatctgtgagtattacgactactgaacagacatctgtgagtattacgactactgaacagacatctgtgagtattatgactactgaacagacatctgtgagtattaccactactgaacagacatctgtgagtattaccactactgaacagacatctgtgagtattaccactactgaacagacatctgtgagtattaccactactgaacagacatcagtgagtattacgactactgaacagacatctgtgagtattaccactactgaacagacatctgtgagtattacgactactgaacagacttctgtgagtattaccactactgaacagacatcagTGAGTATTatgactactgaacagacatctgtgagtattaccattactgaacagacatctgtgagtattaccactactgaacagacatctgtgagtattaccactactgaacagacagacatctgtgagtattaccactactgaacagatCAGACATCTGTgactattaccactactgaacagacagacatctgtgagtattaccactactgaacagacagacatctgtgagtattaccactactgaacaacagacagacatctgacatctgtgagtattaccactactgaacagacagagtattaccactgaacagacatctgtgagtattacactactgaacagacatctgtgacatctgtattaccactactgaacagacatctgtgagtattaccactactgaacagacatctgtgagtattaccactactgaacagacatctgtgagtattacgactactgaacagacatctgtgagtaactactgaacagacatctgtgagtattacgactactgaacagacatctgtgagtattaccactactgaacagacatctgtgagtattacgactactgaacagacatctgtgagtattaccactactgaacagacatctgtgagtattacgactactgaacagacatctgtgagtattaccactactgaacagacatctgtgagtattaccactactgaacagacatctgtgagtattaccactactgaacagacatctgtgagtattacgactactgaacagacatctgtgagtattaccactactgaacagacatctgtgagtattacgactactgaacagacatctgtgagtattaccactactgaacagacatctgtgagtattacagacatctactgaacagacatctgtgagtattaccactactgaacagacatctgtgagtattaccactactgaacagacatctgtgagtattacgactactgaacagacatctgtgagtattacgactactgaacagacatcagactactgaacagacatctgtgagtattaccactactgaacagacatctgtgagtattacgactactgaacagacatctgtgagtattaccactactgaacagacatctgtgagtattacgactactgaacagacatctgtgagtattaccactactgaacagacatctgtgagtattaccactactgaacagacatctgtgagtattaccactactgaacagacatctgtgagtattacgactactgaacagacatctgtgagtattacgactactgaacagacatctgtgagtattacgactactgaacagacatctgtgagtattacactactgaacagacatctgtgagtattacgactactgaacagacatctgtgagtattacgactactgaacagacatctgtgagtattaccactactgaacagacatctgtgagtattacgactactgaacagacatctgtgagtattacgactactgaacagacatctgtgagtattaccactactgaacagacatctgtgagtattacgactactgaacagacatctgtgagtattaccactactgaacagacatctgtgagtattacgactactgaacagacatctgtgagtattacgactactgaacagacatctgtgagtattaccactactgaacagacatctgtgagtattaccactactgaacagacatctgtgagtattaccactactgaacagacatctgtgagtattacgactactgaacagacatctgtagtattaccactactgaacagacatctgtgagtattaccactactgaacagacatctgtagGTATTACGACTACTAagacagacatctgtgagtattacgactactgaacagacatctgtgagtattaccactactgaacagacatctgtggtATTACTA comes from the Oncorhynchus gorbuscha isolate QuinsamMale2020 ecotype Even-year unplaced genomic scaffold, OgorEven_v1.0 Un_scaffold_6338, whole genome shotgun sequence genome and includes:
- the LOC124029427 gene encoding gasdermin-E-like, producing the protein MKQIGSTQTESDVSLGIPANTVMAYSLIELYVKCNGQFELCLFSNNGGFEKVRSKDDIEEDGIMDLRGNFDANSHLNLNEELDKLSGHFQLLSVLPVAKRSSLLQLLKTTMEDREAVSVLECVLDQLCEGETPDLGDLEESERETVQAILDLVDQCVGKDEDVIRSSLLSAIHLIVSAMDGMTDEGLSMLGSCCSPPVLQALQILVQHVAAGSGETLSLRDAGLAVLTEEDVYQRTESLFGHSEVTLKREEDTLRTEMKDQPGYLPLVMSITVKGLASLV